The Paenibacillus sp. RC334 nucleotide sequence TTTTTCCAAAGGGACACCCCCTCCATCAAATGATGGTGACTTTTTCATTACCTTTTAAACCAAAATTTGTTTAATCAAAGTATATGTCTAATTATAACGGAGGTCAATAACTTAAACGCGACTCAGGACATATAAAATTACGAATTTCGTACGATTTCAAATAATCCGTGTGCAAAAAAACCACCCCTGAAGGGACAGTCTTTGCTCAACATTTGATGCCATAGGCTCATAAAGAATGGAAATGAGTCCGCTTTTCCCTCGTTGGATATGTTGTCATGTGTTGCTTACATACCGTATAACGGGGGAGCTTTCCGTTTGGATCACTTTGGATTCAATTTTTAAAAAAAAGAATTCAGGATCGTCCGAAATCCAGGGCAAACTTGGCGTATCCCTCTGCGGTCAATCCTTCATAAAGCAACTCCGAATAGGCTTGGGCGGCATCTGTTGCTTGCGGTGAGGTCAGGAATGTCACGTGCGGGCGGCCCGGCCATGGTGAGAGGGACCAGTGACCGTCTGCTTTGGGCGTCAACGTCTTCATATGCCGCACATATTCGGTCAGCACATGCCGATTTTCATCCGGTGAAGCGAGTACGATTCGTTCCCCACCCGGATTGACCAATGTAGAAGAAAACGCACGATAATTGTTCGTGACAACCAAATAGCTTCGCTGCATATCCATCGGCGCTCCATCCAAGGACATATGAATGATTCTGTGCGCATCCGGTTCCTTCAATATTCCAGCAGCATCATATCTGGCGGGCTGCGTCACATCAATCTGATACCTAATCCCGTCAATGATATCGAAGTTAAAGCTCGGAAAATCCGAATCAATCAGCTCTTGCTCCTGTTCTGCATAAGGATCAATTTGTCGGAATTGTCCGGCAGACCATTCGAGCCATTCCCGAATTTCTCCCCCGGTCAGTCGGACGACATGCAGTGTGTTTGGAAAATTGTACAGATCGGCGATATGCTTGATTGCCAAAGTCCCCGCCGGAATATCGGTATAATACGAGGGCCCGTATCTGCCGCCTGTTTTAAAGGGAGCCGCTGCCGACAAAACGGGCAGACCTTCGTACTCACTCCCCTGCATCTGCTGCTTCACATACCAAATTTGCGCGTCGTTCACGAGTTGAACGGAAGCATCGTCTATCACCTGGGCAAAAAAGCTGTTTACTGCTAATGTCGTCTGGCCAACAGGTGCGCGAATATAGTCCAGCGTTCCGGCATGCTCTTCCGCAACCGCCTGCTGAATGGCAGTATCCGGCTGCACCAGCGCTTGCTTGCGTACTGGATCATACACCGGACGTACCTCTGCAGAAGAGGCAGCCACTTGCCACGCTCCGTCCATAAGGGTCAGGTCCAGATCTATGACACCCAGATGATCTCCCCAAAAGCCCGGCTCTACCGCCGGAATATCATGTATGGTGCCTCGCTCCACGTCAACACGAGTTTTACCAACAAACGAAGGGCCGGGGAATACTTTATGCGCATGACCAAACAAAATAGCGTCGATCCCTTCTACATTGCTCAGATGCAGCACCGCATTTTCCATATATGGCGTTTCAGGAATATCTTCGAAGCCCGCGTGAGGCATGGCAATAATCAAATCTGCTCCCTCTGCCTTCATTTGCGGAATAAACCGTCTTGCTGTCTCCAGCATATCCTTGACGATGATTTTTCCTTCCAGCCACGCCTTGTCCCATTGCATAATTTGCGGAGGCACAAACCCGATAATCCCCACCTTCAACAAATGCTTGCCGCCTGCTTCATCCTCCACCGTCTTATCCAGTATCAGATAAGGTGTAAAGTAATTTCGTTCTTTTTCCACGACTGTATGGCTATCTGTAAAAATATCTTTCTTCGTATCTATATCTGTATCCGCCTGCATATAGATGTTGGCATTGATAAAAGGAAACTTGGCTCCTTGAATGCAAGTCTGTAAATATTCCAATCCATAGTTAAATTCGTGATTCCCGATATTGCCCGCTTCGTACCCAAGCAGATTCATCGCTTTGTAGGCAGGATGCACGGCGTTCGGGTCCTGTTGGAGAAGCTGTACAGCATAATCCCCCATCGGATTGCCTTGAATAACATCCCCGTTATCCAGCAGCAGGTGGTTAGGTACCTCGGACCGAGCTGCCTGGATTAGACTGGCTGTTTGCGCAAGACCGTACTGTAACGTTTCCCGATCCGTATAATAATCGTAATTCCACAAGCTGACATGCAGATCGGTCGTAACCATAATGCGAAATTTCACCCTCACAGGACATAACGTCTGCTGTCGTACCTCTTTATTGATATCTGAAATATCCAATCCTGTTCTCTCCCTCAGCTTCGGTCTTAGAGCTTGAACAAGTCTAACAGGGTACTGTTAAGAGAATGTTAAATGAACAGAAATGAGAGAGTATAAGATATATTTTACATACTTTTTACCAAAGTCAGGAATGGTTTTTACCCTAGCGACCGGACTAGCTGTTAAGATTCTGTTTGTCACAGAATTTACAGACTTTTTCAATTTTATTTTCGTTATTACTATTTTAGGGGGAAATTATTTTGTTTAAAAAAGCACTGACCTTGTGCATGACCTTCACACTGGCGGCAGGTCTGGCCGCTTGCAGCTCCAATGCAAGCAATAACAACAGCGCGTCCACTCCAGGCACAGATGGCACGAAAAGCGAAAGCACAGCCTATGTTCCTACAGAGTTAAAAGTACAGTTCGTTCCTTCACAAAATGCAGATACGCTCGAAGCCAAAGCCAAGCCGCTCGAAAAGCTGCTGGGCGACAAGCTCGGAATTCCGGTAAAAGTAACCGTGTCCCCCGACTACAACACGATTGTGGAAGCCATGTCTTCCAAACAGGTAGATGTAGG carries:
- a CDS encoding bifunctional 2',3'-cyclic-nucleotide 2'-phosphodiesterase/3'-nucleotidase, whose translation is MDISDINKEVRQQTLCPVRVKFRIMVTTDLHVSLWNYDYYTDRETLQYGLAQTASLIQAARSEVPNHLLLDNGDVIQGNPMGDYAVQLLQQDPNAVHPAYKAMNLLGYEAGNIGNHEFNYGLEYLQTCIQGAKFPFINANIYMQADTDIDTKKDIFTDSHTVVEKERNYFTPYLILDKTVEDEAGGKHLLKVGIIGFVPPQIMQWDKAWLEGKIIVKDMLETARRFIPQMKAEGADLIIAMPHAGFEDIPETPYMENAVLHLSNVEGIDAILFGHAHKVFPGPSFVGKTRVDVERGTIHDIPAVEPGFWGDHLGVIDLDLTLMDGAWQVAASSAEVRPVYDPVRKQALVQPDTAIQQAVAEEHAGTLDYIRAPVGQTTLAVNSFFAQVIDDASVQLVNDAQIWYVKQQMQGSEYEGLPVLSAAAPFKTGGRYGPSYYTDIPAGTLAIKHIADLYNFPNTLHVVRLTGGEIREWLEWSAGQFRQIDPYAEQEQELIDSDFPSFNFDIIDGIRYQIDVTQPARYDAAGILKEPDAHRIIHMSLDGAPMDMQRSYLVVTNNYRAFSSTLVNPGGERIVLASPDENRHVLTEYVRHMKTLTPKADGHWSLSPWPGRPHVTFLTSPQATDAAQAYSELLYEGLTAEGYAKFALDFGRS